Part of the Tolypothrix sp. PCC 7910 genome, GCCAATGTCCGCTTTATGGTCATTGTGATTTTGAAGGTAGTTATGAAGAATTAGAACAACGACTATTCCCCCACGGTGAATTTAACAAACAACCGAATAGCCAAAGTTGGCAACGTGGGAAGAAGAAAAGATAGGTATTTGGTGTTTGTTCGGCAAAACTAAGGATTGTATTCAAATTCGCTTGTTGAACGTACACCAATCCAATCGCCTGTTGGAGTTTGTCCGACTTCGTAAGTGTAACCAATATCCCAAAAGCTGATAGTGTAGAGAGTGCGATCGCTCAAACACTGGTTCATAAATTGGCTGAGTTTGCGACTATTGTAGGCATCGCTAGCATACTCAACCGTTGGCTTTTCTATCATCACCATTGCTGCGGCTTGTAGTGCTAGTTCAATGGCAGATATTTTAGTTTTGGCGTATGCACCTACAAGGTGATGTTTATAAGTATAGTTATATCCGCCGTGATAGTAGCCGTAAATGGTAATTGGTGTGAGGTGATCGAGACAGGATTGCACTTCAGTTATCAAACTGTCATCAGCTAAAGTTGCTGATGCTTCGCATACAATTTGGGTTGTGGGTGGGTTTGTTTTACGGCGATTATAGCTGACTTGATCGGGGACAGTAGGTGCAAGACATAGCCAGTTATTATCGCGAGTTTCAGCTACTAATATTGATACAGAAAAATCAGGATGTCCCCATTCAAAATTTTGATGGTTTGATTTTGGGATAGATAAACTATAAGCTTGCAAATTTTGACAATTGTTAGTCAGTATATGCTGAATTTTTTGATAATATTCTCGGCATTCAGCAGCAATATTTTGATTCCAGTTATTGTTTTTGCGTTCGGAACGAGTCGGAGCATACTCACCATATTCTTTTTGATTTGTAGGCGTTCCCCATTCCTCAATGTTTTGCCAATGTTCAAAAGCAAGCTCTATATCTGTAAGGGTGACGAATCTTTGAGCAATCATCAAACTCCACAGGTTTAAGTCACCTTGGTTTATAGTTTCCCACACAAAGGAATTAGAAGCGAGAATCTCTAATGTCCCCAGTAATTTTTCTGTTTCGGCGTTCATAGTTATTTGCGTAAATATAATATTTAAAACTATGGATTATATACAAATTCACTTTTGATATATAAACCAGCCCAATCACAGCCTGCAATCTCGCCAATTATATATATATTCTCCTGAGTCCAAAAACTGAATCTATACATCATTACTTCCGCAAAAGTATGATGTAAAAATTGGTTTAATTTCTCATATGTTGCATATTCTGCTGCTGAATCACGCACCCGAAATTGTAAGTATTGTGTATCAGGGTAAAAATTATGAAATTGGCTAATTTCTAGCATCCCTGAAGCTTGTAGAGCCTGTGCAATTGCTGCTTCTTTCGTTTCAGCCGCACCATAGACGATATGATAATCGTAATTATAGTAATACCCACCACCAAAATCTCCCTCTAAGTGAATTGTTCCTAGTTCTGATGTGATGGCTTGAAGTTGTGAGACTATATTTACTGTGTTTTCTCCTAATGCTTGAGTAGAGATAGATTGAGTAATAGGAAAACGAGAAATTTGCCCTTGTGTAATATTAGTTTCTTTATAAAGGGTATGGAAAACAGCAATCCAGTTTCCATCTGCGGTTTTACCAACTATCAACCCCACTAAATC contains:
- a CDS encoding nuclease A inhibitor family protein, whose translation is MQSKTEEILATLQVIIEPQSGFNLPGHEDGGYIYPFVWELSQNGKFNILNLSLEKGWLKLTDIDATIKNWQTMDYAGNFNSFSLNSTEKTAWANKIGILSQLLTQNLQDLESFNVKTSSYFPDNDLVGLIVGKTADGNWIAVFHTLYKETNITQGQISRFPITQSISTQALGENTVNIVSQLQAITSELGTIHLEGDFGGGYYYNYDYHIVYGAAETKEAAIAQALQASGMLEISQFHNFYPDTQYLQFRVRDSAAEYATYEKLNQFLHHTFAEVMMYRFSFWTQENIYIIGEIAGCDWAGLYIKSEFVYNP